Genomic segment of Methanoculleus horonobensis:
AGCCGGGCGCTCTGCTCGCAGATGGAGATCTTCACCCCCCGGATCATCAAATGGACATCGGCGCCGCGGGTCTAAAGATACGCCACCCCTGCCGATCGATCACGTCGCTTCTACCGCCGGTGCCGCTCCCTTGCGCACGATGAGGGTCGTAACGCCGCTCGCGACGTGCTCCTCCTCGACCTTATGCCCGCTCTTATCGGCCCACGACCTGACCATCTCGACCAGGTCGGGCCTGTCGGCCGTCACCTGCAGAACCTGCCCTTTCTCGAGCACCTCCATCTCCTCCTCGATCAGGAGCAGGGGAGACTGGCAGGATCCAACACAATTTACCGTCCTATCCGCGTACATTCATCTCACCTCATTTCATCTTCCGGATAGAGAGCCGCATGGCCCCATAATCCGCCTCGAACCACACAAACTCTCGTGCCCCACACGGTGCAGGCCATGACCGGCCGCAGGTTCTCTCCCCGGCTCCGTCTCCGCACCATCCATTGCGGGCGCGCGTGGGAGCCCGGGCCCCGTGACCCATCCGCGGCACACCCCCGGGAGCACCGGATGCTGTCCCATCCCATATAAGCGTTCCTCCGGGGGTGGCGGCGGTAGAGAGCGGCAACGGGTGGTTCCCGTGCCTCCGGGAGAAGATCAGAAAGGTTATACTCCATCTTCTGCCACCTACCATCATCGGAGAAGACCGATCGTAAGGAGAATACCGATGGGGCTGTGGAACCGGTTCGGACGCAGGAAGGGGGAGGAAACGAACGCATCAGTCGATGCGGAGGAGGAAGCCCGGGTAGCGGGACTCGCTCTCTCGCTTGAGAGCGAGGATATCGTAACCCGGTGGAGAGCGGTTCGAGCGCTCGGGGAGATCGGGGAAGCCGCAGTGCTCCCGCTGATGAAAGGGCTCGACGACGAGGACTGGTGTGTCCGCAGGGAGGCGGCGGCCGCCCTCGGCCGGGTGGGGCCGGCGACAATCCCCCACCTCATCGGGACATTCCTGCACGCGGACGACGCCATGCGGCAGGACGTCGTCCGGGCGCTCCGGGCTCTCGGGAGCCCGGCGGTGGATGCCCTGAAGGACGCGGCGCACTACGGGGACGCGGCCGTCCGCTGCGGGGCGCTGGAGGCGCTCGAAGGATTCCCCGCCAGGGACACCTTCCTGGAGGCGCTCGCCGACGACGACCCCCGGGTGAGGCGGTGTGCGATCGCCGGGGTGCGGCAAACCCATGACGAACGCGGCATCGAGGGGCTTGTCGCTCTCCTTCGCGACCCGGACGAACAGGCCAGGGCTCTCGCCGCCGAGACGCTCACCGCCTTCGGCAAGGCTGCGGTCAAGCCCTGCATCGAGGCGCTTGGCGACGAGGACGAGGACTTCCGGCGGCGAAACGCAGCGGTTCTCGCCCGTATCAGCGCTCCGGCGGTCGGCCCCCTCTCGGCTGCTCTCCAGGACGAACGGCCGTCCGTCCGCCGGTGGGCAGCCCGGGTGCTCGGGGAGGTCAAGGCCGGCGAAGCGATTACGCCGCTCATCGAGGCGCTTGCCGACCCCGACCGTGAGGTGAGGTGGCACGTCGGCGGTGCGCTCGCAGGCATCGGCACGCCGGCCGTCGGCCCGCTCATCGAGGCTCTCGGGAACGGCGACGAGGCCGCCCGGCACCGGGCAATGGAGGCGCTCTGGCGGGTCGGAGAGTCGGCGGCACCGGCCCTGATCGACCTCACCGGTGCCGGCGACGCCGAGACCCGGCGCAGGTCCGCCATCGTTCTCGGGGAGATCGGTGCTCCCGGCGCTTCCGAAGCGCTCCAGCCCCTTCTCCAGGACTCTGATCGGGATGTCCGACGGGAGGCGTTCGAGGCGCTGGAGGCGATCAAGGCGCGGGGAGACCTCGCCTGACAGATGCGCTCTGCCCCTTCACCAGGAGGCGTCCGGGACAAATATTACGGCAATTCCGGTTCGGATCGCGCTGAAGGGAAGGAGAGACACGATCCGGCGTGGCCGCAGTCCCTCAGGGGCATATGAACCACCCGCTTTTTTCCGGCTGATTTCCGGTTTGTCGGAACTTCATCGACCTAATGCCAAAAAGGGGAGAAATTTTATTCCTTTTTCAATTTGTGACTGTTATAACCGAAAATATTAAAGAATCCAAACGATAAGAAGATCCCTAATGTTCGTTCCGACCAAGTGTTTCTTTACGAAAGGTGTGGGGATCCACAAAGACAAACTGGCATCGTTTGAACTGGCTCTCAGGCAGGCGGGCATCGAGAAGTACAATCTGGTCTACGTCTCGAGTATCTTCCCCCCGAACTGCCAGCTGGTCTCGAAGGAAGAGGGTTTGAAAGAACTCTCGCCGGGCAGCATCGTCTACGTCGTCATGGCCCGGAACGAGACCAACGAACCGAGCAGGCTTGCTTCCGCCGCAATCGGCCACGCGATGCCCAAGGAGAGCAACGCCTACGGCTACCTCTCCGAGCACCACGCCTTCGGGGAGACGGAGGAGATCTCGGGCGAATACGCAGAAGACCTTGCGGCAACCATGCTCGCGACGACGCTCGGGATCGAGTTCGACCCCGACCAGGCATGGCAGGAGCGGGAGCAGATCTACAAAGCGAGCGGCCGAATCATAAATACGACCCACACCTGCCAGGCGGCGGAAGGGGTAATGGACGGCCGCTGGACGACGGTCATCTCCGCAGCGGTCTTCCTCTAAGACCCGCACCTCCCGGGGCGGCCCTCCTCTTTTCCCGCGGCCGCCCCGCAGAAGTTTTCTCCCGGCCCGGAGCGCAAAACAAAATACCTTCCGGGGTCCACACTGTATCCAGGTTTTTCACATGCGTCAACCAATACGGGCCGTAACCCCGGAAACGGAATCTGCCGAGATCGTCGGCTGGGTGCACGAGGTTCGCGACCTCGGAGGACTCGCGTTCTTCCTGATCCGCGACCGGACCGGGATCATCCAGGTGACCATCCCGAAGAAGAAAGTCACGGCAGAGATCCTTGAAGTCGCCCGGAGCGTCTCGAGAGAGTCCGTGGTCAGGGTCCAGGGCACGGTCAAAGCAATCGAGAAGGCGCCCGGCGGGCGCGAGATCGTCCCCGAGGAACTCGAGATCATCAGCACCGCAGAGAGCCCGCTCCCCCTCGACGTCGCCGAGAAGGTTCCCGCCGAGATGGACACCCGGCTCGATTCCCGGTTCCTGGACGCGAGGAAACCGCGTGTCCGCGCCATCTTCTTCGTCCGGTCGGCGGTGACCTCCTCCGCGATCGCGTTCCTCGCCTCCCGCGGCTGCATCAACATCACCACCCCGAAAGTTGTCGCGGCGGCGACAGAGGGCGGCACCGAACTCTTCCCGATCGCCTACTTCGAGAAAGAGGCGTTCATGAACCAGAGCCCGCAGCTCTATAAACAGATGATGATGGCTGCCGGGTTCGAGGCGGTCTTCGAGCTCGGCCCCATCTTCCGCGCCGAGGAGCACAATACCGTCCGGCACCTCAACGAGGCGACGAGCCTCGACGTCGAGGTCTCGTTTGCCGACCACAACGACGTCATGGAACTCCTCGAAGACCTGATCGTCCACGTCTACGACCACGTCGCGAAGAACTGCGCCGACGCGCTCGAGGAACTCGGGGTCGACCTCAAGATCCCGGCAAAACCGTTCCCCCGGATCCCGTACACCGAGGCGATCGAGATCGCGAACAAGACCATCGAGGAGAAACTCGCCTTCGGCGACGACCTCTCTCCGGCGGCCGAGCGGGCGATCGGGGATACCGTCGGGCAGCACTACTTCATCGTCGACTGGCCGACCGATATCAGGCCCTACTACGCGATGCCGTATCCCGACCGTCCCGAGTTCTGCAAGGCGTTCGATATGATGCATCCCCGGATGGAACTCTCCTCCGGCGCCCAGCGTATCCACGATCACGACCTTCTGGTGGAGCGGATTCGCGCAAAGGGCCTCTCTCCCGAGAGTTTCGAGTTCTATTTAAAGCCGTTCCGCTACGGGATGCCCCCGCATGCCGGATGGGGTCTCGGTATCGAGCGGCTGGTGATGACGATGCTCGACCTCGCTAACATCCGCGAAGCGGTACTCTTCCCGCGCGACCGGCACAGACTGACGCCATGAGATTAAATACACCGGCGACCTACGGATCGTTGTGCTTGCGTAGCGGGCAGAGGAGATTCCGATGACCCTGACGAGCGTGCTCCTCCCGACCACCGTGGTCGGGAGCTACCCGGTGGTGAAAGGATCGGGGGTTCGCGCCCTCATGGATCCGCTGAAACATGCGGTGGAGGTAGCGGTCGCCGACCAGATCGGCGCCGGGATCGATATCATCTCCGACGGCCAGGTCCGGGGCGACATGATCCGGGCCTTCACCTCCCATCTCCCCGGGATCCGGGGGTCGTCGGTCGTCGGGAAGGTTCAGCCGGCCGCCCGGCCGATCACCCTTGCGGACACGAAGTACGCCCTCTCCAGGCACCCGAAGGTGAAGGGCATCCTCACCGGGCCGAGCACGCTCGCCCACGGCCTCTCGATCGAGACGCCGTTCTACAGGAACAAAGACGAACTGGTTCTCGATATCGCGCAGGCGCTCGCGGTCGAGGCGAACTACCTCCAGGAGGCCGGGGTCACGCTCATCCAGGTAGACGAACCCATCTTCTCGACGGGGGCGGCGAACCTCGCCGTCGGCCGCGAGGCGGTGAACGCGATCGCCGGCATGCTCCGGGTGCCCGTCTGCCTCCACGTCTGCGGAAACCTCGGGGACGTCATCGACGACGTCCTCAAAATAAACGTCGCAGCATTCGATTTTGAGTTCGCAAACAACCCCAAAAACCTCGAGGTGCTCTCGGCAAAAGACCTGCGCGGCAGGATGATCGGTTACGGGTGCGTGGACTCGGCCGATCCGGGCGTCGAGAGCATCGAGACGATCAAAAAGAGGATCGAGGCCGGCATCGATCTCTTCTCCCCCGACGCCATGCTCCTCGACCCCGACTGCGGTCTAAGGATGCAGACGCGTGACGCGGCGCTCGGAAAACTGAAGAATATGGTTGTTGCGGCGGGCGATGTCCGGGCCGAGTATACCGGCTAGACCACCCTGCTCGTCGTCGAGAGCTCGATACCGTCCGCCATGATGTTGTAGGGGATGACACGCTGCGGCACGTCCGAACCTTTGAACTTCTCGACGGCGAGCGTCCGCTCGAACTCGTTGCCGTTGACCTCCTGCCTGAGGGTGATGAAGACGTCGGTCGCCCGCATGATCCGCGCCTCTTCGGTGGGGCTGTGGGCTCCCGTGTAGAGGAGATAGACGATGTTTGCACCGCCCTCGATGATCGGGCGGGTATCTTCGAGGACGAACCTGGCGGCCGTATCGATCCCCCAGGCGGCGATCAGCGTGGAGAGAGAGTCCACGATGATCTTCTCGCCCTCCATCGCCGCCGCCGTCGCCGCAGGATCCATGCCCCGTGCATCGATCATATTCTCCCCCGGCACGGTATCGAGCATCAGGTAGGCTCCCGCCCCTTCCCCTTCCTGCCAGAACTGCTGTGCCAGGAGTTCAAGGCCGCTCAGCGGAGATCCGGAGATGACGATACGGGTGCCCGGAGAGAATCCTCCGTCGAGCGCCAGATCCAGGCCCGCGATTCCTGTCGAACGTTTGGTGGTGTCTGCCACGTCTGTACCTCGGGTAAGTGTCCTCAAACAGGACCTTTGCCGCCCTTTCCTAAATAATTACCCTCGTCACTGCCGGCGCCGCAGTACTCCTCACGAAGCCGCTTTCTGAGAAGTTTCCACCCGTTCACCCGGGGGATCTCTTCCGCGATGATGACCCGGCGGGGAACCTTGTAGCCTGCGAGGCGTTCGCGAGCGAAGGCGACGATCTCGTCAGGCGAGATGCCGTTACCTACCGGAACCACCACGGCCACCGGAACCTCGCCCCGGTGCTCGTCGGTGCACCCGAAGACCGCCGCGTCGCGGACGCCCGGGTGCTGGACGAGGACATCCTCGACCTCGGTCGGGTAGACCTTCCAGCCCGACATCACGATCATGTCCTTCTTGCGGTCGGTGATGTAGAGCATCCCGTCCTCGTCCAGGTGGCCGATGTCCCCGGTCAGGAACCAGCCGTCGGGGAGAAAGACGGCGGCGGTCTCCTCGGGCATCTGCCAGTAGCCAAGCGCCACCCCCGGCCCCCGGAGGGCGATCTCGCCGTCAACACCCGGCCTGAGTTCCTGCGCAGGATCGTTCGCATCGACGATCTTCACCTCCGAGAACCCGACCGGGGTGCCGACGCTCCGGAACTCGTCGGCGGTCGCGTAGTGTTCGGGCCGGATGGCGGTTCCGGTCCCGACGACGACCGTCTCGGAGAGGCCGTAGGCGTTGACGATGGGAATACCGAACCGTTCGTGGAAGGGTTTCCAGACACCGGGCGTCAGGGGGCCGCCGCCGCTGATCATCGCCCGGGCGGTGGCGAGCGCCGTCTCGGTTCCCGGCGGGGTCTGGATGAGGGAGTGGATCACCGGCGGCATCCCGGCGACGATCGTCGCCCGGTAATCGCGGGCGAGGTCGAGGTAGCGGTCGAGCTCGAACCGCTCCATGACGACGTAGGTTCCGCCGGCCCGGAGCGTCGCGATCCCCCAGCTGAGGCCGACGTGCCCCATGGGATAAATCCCGAGGTAGACGTCCGCATCGGTGATCCGGAGAACGTCCCGCTCGGCATCCATCGCGGCGATCCAGTTCCCGTGGGTGAGCATGGCGCCCTTGGGTTTTCCGGTGGTGCCGCTCGTGTACTGGATCTGGCAGAGGTCGTCGAACCGGCAGTGGACGGCCCGACAGTCCGGCGGTGCACGGAGGAGATCCGCCCACGGCATTGCGCCCGCAGCCTCCCCGCCGACGGCGACGACGTGCCGGAGGGTCGATGCCT
This window contains:
- a CDS encoding sulfurtransferase TusA family protein → MYADRTVNCVGSCQSPLLLIEEEMEVLEKGQVLQVTADRPDLVEMVRSWADKSGHKVEEEHVASGVTTLIVRKGAAPAVEAT
- a CDS encoding HEAT repeat domain-containing protein — translated: MGLWNRFGRRKGEETNASVDAEEEARVAGLALSLESEDIVTRWRAVRALGEIGEAAVLPLMKGLDDEDWCVRREAAAALGRVGPATIPHLIGTFLHADDAMRQDVVRALRALGSPAVDALKDAAHYGDAAVRCGALEALEGFPARDTFLEALADDDPRVRRCAIAGVRQTHDERGIEGLVALLRDPDEQARALAAETLTAFGKAAVKPCIEALGDEDEDFRRRNAAVLARISAPAVGPLSAALQDERPSVRRWAARVLGEVKAGEAITPLIEALADPDREVRWHVGGALAGIGTPAVGPLIEALGNGDEAARHRAMEALWRVGESAAPALIDLTGAGDAETRRRSAIVLGEIGAPGASEALQPLLQDSDRDVRREAFEALEAIKARGDLA
- a CDS encoding pyruvoyl-dependent arginine decarboxylase, coding for MFVPTKCFFTKGVGIHKDKLASFELALRQAGIEKYNLVYVSSIFPPNCQLVSKEEGLKELSPGSIVYVVMARNETNEPSRLASAAIGHAMPKESNAYGYLSEHHAFGETEEISGEYAEDLAATMLATTLGIEFDPDQAWQEREQIYKASGRIINTTHTCQAAEGVMDGRWTTVISAAVFL
- the aspS gene encoding aspartate--tRNA(Asn) ligase, which gives rise to MRQPIRAVTPETESAEIVGWVHEVRDLGGLAFFLIRDRTGIIQVTIPKKKVTAEILEVARSVSRESVVRVQGTVKAIEKAPGGREIVPEELEIISTAESPLPLDVAEKVPAEMDTRLDSRFLDARKPRVRAIFFVRSAVTSSAIAFLASRGCINITTPKVVAAATEGGTELFPIAYFEKEAFMNQSPQLYKQMMMAAGFEAVFELGPIFRAEEHNTVRHLNEATSLDVEVSFADHNDVMELLEDLIVHVYDHVAKNCADALEELGVDLKIPAKPFPRIPYTEAIEIANKTIEEKLAFGDDLSPAAERAIGDTVGQHYFIVDWPTDIRPYYAMPYPDRPEFCKAFDMMHPRMELSSGAQRIHDHDLLVERIRAKGLSPESFEFYLKPFRYGMPPHAGWGLGIERLVMTMLDLANIREAVLFPRDRHRLTP
- a CDS encoding methionine synthase, encoding MTLTSVLLPTTVVGSYPVVKGSGVRALMDPLKHAVEVAVADQIGAGIDIISDGQVRGDMIRAFTSHLPGIRGSSVVGKVQPAARPITLADTKYALSRHPKVKGILTGPSTLAHGLSIETPFYRNKDELVLDIAQALAVEANYLQEAGVTLIQVDEPIFSTGAANLAVGREAVNAIAGMLRVPVCLHVCGNLGDVIDDVLKINVAAFDFEFANNPKNLEVLSAKDLRGRMIGYGCVDSADPGVESIETIKKRIEAGIDLFSPDAMLLDPDCGLRMQTRDAALGKLKNMVVAAGDVRAEYTG
- a CDS encoding RAD55 family ATPase, yielding MADTTKRSTGIAGLDLALDGGFSPGTRIVISGSPLSGLELLAQQFWQEGEGAGAYLMLDTVPGENMIDARGMDPAATAAAMEGEKIIVDSLSTLIAAWGIDTAARFVLEDTRPIIEGGANIVYLLYTGAHSPTEEARIMRATDVFITLRQEVNGNEFERTLAVEKFKGSDVPQRVIPYNIMADGIELSTTSRVV
- a CDS encoding class I adenylate-forming enzyme family protein, which codes for MPNCTTFLDANACNPEKTALIVPSTGESYTRAELLDRVCRVGRGLLDLGVGRGDRVCIYLDSSTEYLVSYFALWRIGAVAVPTNRVYRESEVLYAVRDAGAVAVITDAEGAALVGRIRDQASTLRHVVAVGGEAAGAMPWADLLRAPPDCRAVHCRFDDLCQIQYTSGTTGKPKGAMLTHGNWIAAMDAERDVLRITDADVYLGIYPMGHVGLSWGIATLRAGGTYVVMERFELDRYLDLARDYRATIVAGMPPVIHSLIQTPPGTETALATARAMISGGGPLTPGVWKPFHERFGIPIVNAYGLSETVVVGTGTAIRPEHYATADEFRSVGTPVGFSEVKIVDANDPAQELRPGVDGEIALRGPGVALGYWQMPEETAAVFLPDGWFLTGDIGHLDEDGMLYITDRKKDMIVMSGWKVYPTEVEDVLVQHPGVRDAAVFGCTDEHRGEVPVAVVVPVGNGISPDEIVAFARERLAGYKVPRRVIIAEEIPRVNGWKLLRKRLREEYCGAGSDEGNYLGKGGKGPV